A single region of the Vicia villosa cultivar HV-30 ecotype Madison, WI linkage group LG4, Vvil1.0, whole genome shotgun sequence genome encodes:
- the LOC131595143 gene encoding allantoate deiminase 2-like isoform X2, whose protein sequence is MRAIELIQTWMEDAGLRTWVDQMGNVHGRVEGANANTEALLIGSHMDTVVDAGKFDGSLGIVSAISALKVMHVNGKLQSLRRPVEVIAFCDEEGVRFQTTFLGSGAIAGILPATTLGITDKRNVTIKEVLKENSIEAAEEMFSQLKYDPKSVWGYVELHIEQGPVLEQVGFPLGVVKGIAGQTRLKVTVKGSQGHAGTVPMSMRQDPMVAAAEQIVLMESLCKHPEEYLSFDGHCSDSSIKSLSSSLVCTVGEISTWPSASNVIPGQVTYTVDIRAIDDLGREAVIYDLSNRIYQICDKRSVSCLIEHKHDAGAVICDSELTSQLKSAAYSALKRMESDIQDEVPTLMSGAGHDAMAMSRLTKVGMLFVRCRGGISHSPQEDVLDDDIWAAGLATLSFLENL, encoded by the exons ATGAGGGCGATTGAACTTATTCAAACATGGATGGAAGATGCTGGTTTGAGAAC TTGGGTGGACCAGATGGGAAATGTGCACGGTAGAGTCGAGGGTGCAAATGCAAATACAGAAGCTTTATTGATTGGATCTCACATG GACACTGTTGTTGATGCTGGTAAATTTGATGGATCACTAGGAATAGTCTCTGCAATATCTGCATTAAAGGTTATGCATGTCAATGGAAAGCTGCAAAGTCTAAGGCGTCCTGTTGAG GTGATTGCATTTTGTGATGAAGAGGGTGTGAGATTTCAAACTACTTTCTTAGGAAGCGGGGCTATAGCTGGTATTTTACCTGCTACGACATTGGGGATAACTGATAAGAG GAATGTAACGATAAAAGAGGTTCTTAAAGAGAACTCAATAGAAGCCGCGGAGGAAATGTTTTCACAGCTCAAGTATGATCCAAAATCCGTTTGGGGTTATGTCGAG CTTCACATTGAGCAGGGTCCTGTGCTAGAACAAGTTGGTTTCCCACTTGGTGTTGTTAAAGGCATAGCTGGACAGACACGATTGAAA GTTACGGTTAAAGGCTCACAAGGTCATGCCGGAACTGTTCCAATGTCCATGCGCCAGGATCCTATGGTGGCAGCTGCTGAACAAATTGTACTTATGGAAAGTCTCTGCAAACATCCCGAAGAATACCTTTCTTTTGATGGTCATTGCAGCGATTCATCGATAAAATCACTTTCAAGTTCACTTGTTTGTACTGTTGGTGAAATATCAACATGGCCAAGTGCTAGTAATGTCATTCCCGGCCAG GTTACATATACAGTCGATATACGAGCAATTGATGATCTCGGGCGCGAGGCTGTTATCTACGATTTATCCAATCGAATTTACCAGATATGTGACAAGCGTTCGGTTTCCTGCCTTATTGAACACAAG CATGATGCAGGTGCTGTGATTTGTGATTCTGAACTAACCTCACAGCTGAAGTCTGCAGCTTATTCTGCACTCAAGAGAATGGAGAGTGACATTCAAGATGAAGTACCAACATTAATGAGTGGAGCAGGGCATGATGCCATGGCAATGTCTCGCTTAACAAAG GTGGGAATGCTATTTGTGCGCTGTCGCGGAGGCATAAGTCACTCTCCACAAGAGGATGTGTTAGACGACGATATTTGGGCGGCCGGTTTAGCAACCTTATCATTTCTGGAAAATCTATGA
- the LOC131595143 gene encoding allantoate deiminase 2-like isoform X1 has product MTYTFTFFYSCIFFFYLLLSTPSRASLLSGIETGDLEKRGDLFPQILRDEAVARLVELGKVSDASGYLERTFLSPATMRAIELIQTWMEDAGLRTWVDQMGNVHGRVEGANANTEALLIGSHMDTVVDAGKFDGSLGIVSAISALKVMHVNGKLQSLRRPVEVIAFCDEEGVRFQTTFLGSGAIAGILPATTLGITDKRNVTIKEVLKENSIEAAEEMFSQLKYDPKSVWGYVELHIEQGPVLEQVGFPLGVVKGIAGQTRLKVTVKGSQGHAGTVPMSMRQDPMVAAAEQIVLMESLCKHPEEYLSFDGHCSDSSIKSLSSSLVCTVGEISTWPSASNVIPGQVTYTVDIRAIDDLGREAVIYDLSNRIYQICDKRSVSCLIEHKHDAGAVICDSELTSQLKSAAYSALKRMESDIQDEVPTLMSGAGHDAMAMSRLTKVGMLFVRCRGGISHSPQEDVLDDDIWAAGLATLSFLENL; this is encoded by the exons GAATTGAAACTGGAGATTTAGAAAAAAGGGGTGATTTGTTTCCGCAGATTCTAAGAGACGAAGCAGTGGCAAGACTTGTTGAGCTTGGAAAG GTCAGTGATGCTAGTGGCTATCTAGAGAGGACATTTTTGAGTCCTGCAACGATGAGGGCGATTGAACTTATTCAAACATGGATGGAAGATGCTGGTTTGAGAAC TTGGGTGGACCAGATGGGAAATGTGCACGGTAGAGTCGAGGGTGCAAATGCAAATACAGAAGCTTTATTGATTGGATCTCACATG GACACTGTTGTTGATGCTGGTAAATTTGATGGATCACTAGGAATAGTCTCTGCAATATCTGCATTAAAGGTTATGCATGTCAATGGAAAGCTGCAAAGTCTAAGGCGTCCTGTTGAG GTGATTGCATTTTGTGATGAAGAGGGTGTGAGATTTCAAACTACTTTCTTAGGAAGCGGGGCTATAGCTGGTATTTTACCTGCTACGACATTGGGGATAACTGATAAGAG GAATGTAACGATAAAAGAGGTTCTTAAAGAGAACTCAATAGAAGCCGCGGAGGAAATGTTTTCACAGCTCAAGTATGATCCAAAATCCGTTTGGGGTTATGTCGAG CTTCACATTGAGCAGGGTCCTGTGCTAGAACAAGTTGGTTTCCCACTTGGTGTTGTTAAAGGCATAGCTGGACAGACACGATTGAAA GTTACGGTTAAAGGCTCACAAGGTCATGCCGGAACTGTTCCAATGTCCATGCGCCAGGATCCTATGGTGGCAGCTGCTGAACAAATTGTACTTATGGAAAGTCTCTGCAAACATCCCGAAGAATACCTTTCTTTTGATGGTCATTGCAGCGATTCATCGATAAAATCACTTTCAAGTTCACTTGTTTGTACTGTTGGTGAAATATCAACATGGCCAAGTGCTAGTAATGTCATTCCCGGCCAG GTTACATATACAGTCGATATACGAGCAATTGATGATCTCGGGCGCGAGGCTGTTATCTACGATTTATCCAATCGAATTTACCAGATATGTGACAAGCGTTCGGTTTCCTGCCTTATTGAACACAAG CATGATGCAGGTGCTGTGATTTGTGATTCTGAACTAACCTCACAGCTGAAGTCTGCAGCTTATTCTGCACTCAAGAGAATGGAGAGTGACATTCAAGATGAAGTACCAACATTAATGAGTGGAGCAGGGCATGATGCCATGGCAATGTCTCGCTTAACAAAG GTGGGAATGCTATTTGTGCGCTGTCGCGGAGGCATAAGTCACTCTCCACAAGAGGATGTGTTAGACGACGATATTTGGGCGGCCGGTTTAGCAACCTTATCATTTCTGGAAAATCTATGA